ttttaagggGAAGATTtgttataaaacttaaattagaaatttattGTTGGTTATTCCTAGATATTATTAATGATGGTTTAGGTGGCAGAGGCATAATAACTTATAGGCATTTGAAAAGACAAACTTTTGATTTATCTGGCATGTGAAGAGGCAAATCTGTTGGGCTCATTTTGAAAGCatgcagaaaaattaaagttgttaattttgaaaaagctGTCAACGTCTTTCCCTTCTTGTTGTCAAAAGTAGATTGATCATCAAGTTATAATCTTTTGGACTAAACATGTATGGATCGAtggatattttactttttttttttttatttggcatTTGGGAAAGGAACAAAGTTTGCAGAGGCTGCAAAGAAGGCGAACTTGATTCCTCTTTATCAGTGCATTTTCTCCGACCACCTTACCCCGGTCGTTGCTCACCAGATTTTGCTTGAAGATGATGATAGGGAGGCTCCAAGCTTTCTCTTTGAGTCTGATGAATTAAGCTGTGATGTGGTGAGTATTTTAGCAGTTTCATgattttgaatttgtgatatgtTTTACTTGAATTTCTTGATTGCAGGGTCGCTATAGTGTTGTTGGAGCTCATCCTGCAATGGAGGTTCTGGCAAAAGAAAACACGGTTGCGATTATTGATCATGTAACTGAAACTTTATCTGATCAAACGGTTGATGATCCTATCATGATTCCGAGAGAAATCTCAGAGGGTTGGAAACCCTATCTCACAGATGAACTTCCTGATGCATTTTGTGGTAAAATTCTCTCACTGTATCATCTTTCTTATAATCATGCATTAATGTTGACTTTGTCGTAGCATATATAGcatctttcacttttcttttagaTACAAACTTTCTAAAGAAGAAACATATATTGATAACTCCATTTActcattatattataatattattatacaaaCTTCTTAAGTAAGAAAGATATATTGATAATTCCATTTcccatattatattataatattattaaatgttctGATACATTATAAATACAATAGTACACTGATATAGAAATTTCTATAGAACAATTTTACCATGGATTTAATGGtgatgtaattattaaaaagcaaagtaaaattttgtaattataaaaaaagttggaGAAACAATACTTTGTCTAAATCTATTACTGTGCCAATATATCATTCCTTTATGAATCacttgttaaatatatatatatatatatataaacatttaattaaaaatttaatttgttatgtaaataatttgacatttttaatccactaatgtatttaattgaataaactgaaatattattatttcattacaAACAATAactgaaaatttaatttacaagagttgatgattgaaattattatattcttttcatACGTGTATCTTCCAAACActtcaatagaaaaaaaaaacgatttttattttaatttaaattataaaatgatctATCCACTAAAATCAGTTTCAAACTTATGAAATCCATTCTGTATCATTCCTAtctttttccaataaaaatgaaataataaaactaaagcGTTTTTGCTATAATCCCAAATTAGCAAGGAGAAAAGTTGCGAAAATTAACTTTATGTACAAAGATATTGTCTTATACCattatttagaataataaaaatgatttcttAAAACATCTTAGAAGATTACTAAAATATGTTTACAACCACCTCtcaaaataatctaattaataaaataaagaatttaataatttgaaatataacaaataacaaaatatacaaCAATCACcaacatatttcaaaatatatctaaattagtaaaatttaatacaatatttatatagtAAATCAGAAAAAAATTCTTAGAATAAGATGTTGAAGTCTGCTAATCCAGCACAAATGATTAGCTCATTACAAATTAAGCAAAAACTAAGTCACCTCGATTCAATCTAACATGAATTTGTGGTTTAGTCAATTGATTCATTTAAGAatggtttattattttaatttcttttatatattgtactttcaaacttattttttatttaatagtaatacaatcaaaatatttacctattttattaaatattattataaaaataatatttaaaaattaaaatatcaatttatatgcaaacaaataaattaaacaccaaaactaataaaatattatttaataacattacaataaaaaaatcaaattatcaacttaaataattaaaaataataaataattataataaaaatactttaaaaaataataaaaaattattggtgGTGAATTATGATTCAACTCATCTTTTCTAGTTTAACCAATTTAATATGTGAGTTAAGgcaatttaattcatattttaataattttaattttttctaagcTTCAACTTGAATCTAGATAGATTGACTCATTAGATTGAAACTCTATCTATATGTGTATCAATTGTACTACACCTTTATTATCCTTCTTCCATTATAATCCTTCTTGTTAATGTACAATCATAAAATTATGGAAATATATCCAgatatactaatattttaaaaatctaattatattaatcCTGCATAAGCAACTTTATTTAATACTCTTAATTGATTTCAGCATATCAACATATGcattttttaagttatacaATGGCCTTTAAGagatattaaatttgttaaacatataattttcttaaaatcatgtAAAACTTTAGTTTAATCTGTTAGTGTTGCATTGTTTAGCATCTTCTCAAATCATATAGAAAATGGTTgaaacttataatttattaatttaagtcAATTTATAATGCTAGAAAAAACTAGTAAATGATTTGTTGTTAAACTTTATTCATGTGATATTTGTTATCATCCgttgtttgtgtttttaattGCCTTGAGTTTTTTTCCATTCAATGTTTAATACAGTAACCGTAAGCAcgataaattataatttcataatattattactataaCAAAGTAACACTCAACAGTAATATGAAGTAACATGCAATAACCATTCAGACTCAAATAACGACACTcgtgtattattttattgtcatttgggccaaaaataaattactgaatattttttttctacaatgGAATACACCATAccataatttaaattacttcTTAATTATCcatattataaaatgaattaaaacacCTTTTAATTCATACTATGCATACAACATTACCAAATTAACCCTTTTCTAAAAAATCCAATCTATAGAAACATGTTCTATCataaaatccattttttaaaaaatttaaattattttagtcactttaaaatcaatgaaatatctTTCAAAAAGGAGCTAATATAGTCATTTACGTAACCCTACATTGatcaaacttaaataattaaattacccATTTGCATATCAAAGTTTCACTCTTTATCCAAGCCTCacccataaaataaaataaatcaatattaaattacaAGTAGTTTACAGAAAATCCATCACACCATCTACATAGAAATAACATCAAGACTAATAcgtaaaatatctatttttttctaaccgtcaaaataaaatactataagTTTTTAACGAccacttaaaataatttaatttaatcgaAGTGCATCAAATTATCCGACTcaaacaatttattgaaaaaaaaaaaatccttaagaTTTGTATTTTCTGATTTTGATTTCTTTGGTTTAAGACGATTAAGagattttggttttgtaattgATCCATTGTACATTAAGTATTGAAGCTACTGTTGTAGGTGGTTGGGCAGGTTTTTTCTCATACGATACAGTTCGTTAcgtggaaaagaaaaaactatcaTTTTCAAATGCTCCATCGGATGATAAGAACTTTTGGGACATGCATCTGGGCCTGTACGAGAGTGTCATTGTGTTTGACCATGTCGAAAAGGTACCTTTAAAAATGCTGTCTCAATGTTGATATCTACCTTGGTAATTCTTCCATTTCTGATGTCGAAATTTGCAGAACAAAAACTCGATTCACACACTTGTACAAAATGTTAGAATCGTATTGATATGGGTTGGTTTTATTTAGGACTAATTGATAACTGATAACAGAAAGCATATTTGATTCAATGGGTGAGGATTGATCGCTACTCCACGGTTGAGAGTGCTTACAATGATGGAAtggaaaaattagaaaaattagcTGCCAAATTACAAGATGTTAAAGCGTAAGTCATTTGTGTCTGTCGTTTCTCTCTTTGACGATGTTCATGTTATGATTAAAATGGGTATTTCTCAGTCGAAGGCTGGAGCCAGGCTTGGTGGATTTACACACTCACCATTTTGGTCCACCTTTGAAGAAGTCGAGCATGACAACTGAAGCATACAAGGAAGCAGTCCTTCGGGCCAAAGAACACATTAATGCAGGGGATATTTTCCAGATTGTGTTAAGTCAGAGATTTGAACGAAGAACATTTGCCGATCCATTTGAAATTTACAGAGCACTGAGAGTTGTGAACCCAAGTCCATATATGGCCTATTTGCAGGTTTATTTCATTCAAGaaagtttttgttgttttgctttttccttttctgATTATTATGTATTTCCTAAACAGGCTAGGGGGTGTATTCTGGTTGCTTCAAGTCCAGAGATTCTTACTCGTATAAAGAAGGTAGAATTATGTACATATCTATTTGAtctataaactaaattaaacaaaatcatattagGTTTGCTAGATTaatctgatttatttttttaatacaattggGATATTTTCATGAACAGAATAAGATTGTGAATCGTCCTTTGGCTGGGACAATCAGAAGGGGAAATACACCTGAAGAAGACGCGAGGTTAGAAGAAATGCTACTGAAAGACGAAAAGCAACGTGCAGAGCATGTAATGTTGGTTGATTTGGGACGCAATGATGTTGGAAAGGTTTGTTATAGATAGTGATTTTAGTGGATAGTCCTATTACAAAGTAATTTACTCCGACATTCTGAAAAGATGTTTTATTTGGTTCTGAAAAAGAGATGACCTTTTGTAGGTTGCAAAATCTGGTTCTGTGAAAGTGGAGCAACTTATGAATATCGAACGATATTCCCATGTCATGCACATAAGCTCAACTGTAAGTAAAGTGGTTGTTGGTATTGAACTAAGTGAGTATTGAATTGAATGTTGATATTTGAGCATAAAAGTTTGATTATTTATTGCAGATAACGGGAGAGATGCAAGAAGATTTGAGTTGCTGGGATGTGCTGCGTTCTGCATTGCCGGTTGGAACCGTGAGTGGAGCACCAAAGGTTAGTGTAAGTTTGAGGTGATGATTTTGGTTGAGATAGGAAGATTATCTAATGCAATGGATGGTGGATGAAGGTGAAGGCGATGGAGTTGATCGACAAGATGGAGGTGACAAGGAGAGGGCCCTACGGTGGAGGATTTGGATACATATCTTTCTCTGGGGATATGGACATTGCCCTTGCTCTAAGGACAATGGTAATTCCGACAATTACGTATGACCGAAACCTCGACCGACGTCAACGTCAGGAGTGGGTTGCTTATCTTCAAGCTGGCGCTGGTATTGTTGCTGATAGTGTTCCTGCTGATGAGTACCAAGAGTGTCAGAACAAAGCTGCTGCTCTTGCTCGTGCTATTGACTTGGCTGAGTCAGCTTTTGTTCATCATGGAATTCAAACATCTCCTCAATAATATACTCATAAGCAAATTCTTACATTACAAACCTCATAAACCTCCAAATTTAAACTTCATTCAGATTGCtatgttttctttaaattcaattttcatttgtGGAATGAAATTAGTTTCTTGTTTGAATCTATACGCATCACACTCTTGCACGTCAACATTCAATCATTACAACATCATGgctatctttttaaattttcacgTTGTGGTATGAATTTTATGCCATGATATATACCTCAAGCTTTTGTTTTTCGCAAAATAGAATTCAGGTACTTTTGTAGCGTAGAgtatttaatgaatattaaGAGGAAGAcacacatttttctttatttatttgaaacatgatataaagataaataataataaaagagtacatttaagttttttttaataattataatattaaattaatttaaaaaattatgtgttaaagtattattttttatacttaattgaataatgatatacatacatatttatatacatttaatttttctttttatctttctcttcttatcacattatataacataaatctatattttcactctttctttatgtttatattaagtgttgaaatactttttttcatccatgagtcatttttttacttaattatctATATTACAGTTCATGAAAAAAGGTAAAAGAGTTGTGATGGATGTATCTCACGTATACATCGAATTCACactacttatttatatttaatttacaattatattaatttagtcaAAACATTACACTGATTTAACTAAAATGTTATggtgtagaaaaaaaaaattacgacACCATGTCTCCATCATAATCagataataattgatttttcaaTATCACAAGGTTGATGATGATTATAAAGATTTTAGAAGGTCTTATGTAATGCTTGGATGTGTTAGAATTTACACATTGGTTCATATAcgaaattaacaaataattataataatttttaacttgtaAAAGTGCAGAATGGATATATCCAATGGAGGTGTctgtttatcattttttaaagaaaaatagtgaTTGCTCAGTTCTATAACTCATCCGGATGGCAATAAATATTTCCTATTAATTAATagcatttaaaaataaatattaaatcatttatatatttaatacaaaaataatttggtaacaatatatatgtttttcattaaaGTTGCatgttctttatatttttttttttgtttcaaaaccagagatgtattttttatatacgactttgatttttactttttccaaCATTtgatctaaaatatatttttagttttaaaaatacaacCATATTTTGATTTTACCAAAGAACTTTTGCTTAGTTTTTTTGtctctaaaataaattttcacttAACTCGGTTGGTTGTTTTTCGTCCCTgtattatgatttaattttcttcaactaTTTAGTTctgaatattataaaaagtaattacaatatccactttaatttatttcaatgagTACAACTTATTTAATGATAGTCAACACATATGAACAAGCCTCAATAGTTAACTTCTAAGAAATGTTGTTTGGCAAAATCTCTTAtttttcatccatttcattcatTCTTATGCTTATAAAGctgtcaattaaaaaaaaaagggaaagaaagaaagtgaagCATAATGCTAATTTGTGAAGCATTTACATCGAAATGACATAGGATATGATCTAGCTTACCGTTTCCAGATACTAAGCTCAGTTTTCATAAATGGAGGAGAAACCTCGGTTTGTTTCAAAAAATGAGCATTACCGCTACAACAGATAACCCATCATCTAACTTAAAATCAGAGTACCTCCCATTACACGAGGTTACATCGCTTCCAAGAAGCTTTACATTAATTAGTACAAGCGTGGTTAGCTGATCTACAACGCAAATCCGCTATGGCTGAAACTAGGATAAGAGCACTGGTGCTATTTAAATACGCAGAATTCCCCTAAGTGCAAAAGGTTTACCTTCCCCGAACACTGGCAGGGGATTGACCACATCTCTCACTGCCAATATCATCATCTACTTCACTGCTATCTAAACAAATTCCATTCTGGTTTACGCTCAGTTCAGAACTAGCATTACTGCTTGTGGCATGTGGAGAGCCTGAAACACTGATTGTTCGGCCATGATGAGATCCAGATCTCACGCTATACAAAGAAGACGCCGGAATATTTGTCATCAATGGCCGTAAATTGCCTGGAATGGTTCTCCTTATATCCtattcaaaacaattaaaaatcatGATGTCCGGTAAAGGCActaaagaaaattgaattacaGCACTTATCAAGAACAGATAATTagcaattataaaaaattatttatatgcaGGTATGGCATGGTAAGTAAGTTTGTTTTCATCAGGAAAGACAATAAATAGGATGCAGAGAGGATGTTCACCATATGCCTAATCGCCATATCCAACGACTTCTTTGAAAGTGTTCTTCCAAAACCTGAGCTATCTGGAGATGAGGTTGACTTGCCGGACAGATTACTACGCGGAGAGTTTTTGTCATCAATCATTGGCGGTGCTAGTTTTCGCATATTTATTACCCTCTCAACCATTTTGTTGCCCATTACAACGGGACTGACATTGTCATTTACTTTGGAGCGCCCCCGACTAACTGCCGGCATAGAGTTTCCACTGATATGAACAACACCATTGGAAGTCCGTCCTCTTGAAGGAGAGCATGACTGTCTCCTGGGTCTTCCACTAGAAGAAGGCTCCACAGATGAAGAACGAGAAGTTGGTGCTCCAGGTCTGCCCCTAGTTGCTGACAGAGGCCTATCAGGTAATGTTGTTCTCAAATTAGGTGGGGCATCAAGTGAAAAGCCTGGCATGTCAGATGGCTTCCATGGTCTTGATCTCACTGTTGGTGAACTGCCACGTGATGGTACTGCTGGCTGCCTTGAGTTCATAGGAGCTGGCTTTCTTGTTGTCACAGGAGTTGGCTGCCTTGACGTCACAGTAGTTGGCTTGGGGCTCAAAGAAGCTTTAACTGAAGAAGCAGACATGATGGGTTCATTTGATGGTAATGAGGGTCGCCGGGTTGGGGTAGATGCTCTTGATGTGGACCTGGAAGGAGGTAAAGAGGGTCTGCTAGTAGGCGTAGAAGATCTTGCACCAGATCTTGACATGGGCGTAGAGGATCTTGAAGGAATTGTGGATTTAGCAGCAGGGACTGGAGTCTTAGCGGCAGAACTCAAAGGCTTTGTGGTAGAAACTGCAGGCTTGGTTGTGGAAACTGTGTTCTTGGATGCAGCTGCCATGGACCTAGTTGAAGGTATGGTGGACCGTGTAGGTGTTGAAGGTCTTGATGATTTTGAAGATGCAGTTAGTGTAGGGCGCCCAGAAGGAGTTCCAGGTCGTGATCCCGGACCCCCTGATGATGAAGGCCTCCTGGTTCCCCCACTTGAAGAGCTCAACCCAGGAGAAGAAGCAGGTTGTTTAGATACAAAATTAGTCCTCCCAGCAGGCTCTGACTGATGATTTGCTAACTATAACCACAAGgaaggaataaaaaatattgaaatactGACACTAACAACAGCCAAGCCAATTCTCACTGAGAGAGAGATCAGTGACAACAATAATCAAAGAGCGTCatcatttttatcatcatataaagtttaataaaaataatggacAATTTACCTGAATCTAAAAGTCTTGATACATATTCAACGCAATGTGATTATTAGAAGTTATATCCCAACCAAAGCATGTGGAAAATACGTAAACAATGCAATATGACGAGAAGCTATTTTCATATAGGCTAAGGGCGTTATTGTAACGAGAGGCAGAAAATGATAACAAATCATATCTAGTAGGTCATCAGTAACCCAAAATATTGATCACATGTTAAGCATATCAACTACTATTGCTGAAAGTCCAGACCACATTCATCATGTAGACaggataataataatgataaagtTTCTAAGACCAAAAATTACAAGGAAAAGTACCACTCCATTTTCAAACCAGACACAGAAGACGTTCACCCAcgatgaataaaataaatcacataATCTGAAAGCTTCACTGAAATGCTTACCCTGGATTTTAATGCTACAGGACGTGTGGTTGGAGTACCAAGCTGACTCATAACAGTCTTTCGACTTTCCATTTCCAAAGAAGGGAAAAGAGGAGTACCAGGAGGAGTGAGAAGCCtgaaacaaattaaacatactaaacatcaattttaataactctatATGTTCTCATATATAAGCAAAAGAAGTTATCTTCCCACAAATTGAAGAAATCAGTTAATGCATTAAATTTTACTAAtctcttaatatttttctttctaaaatggtgttattgtaaaacaaaaaatacatattatggTAGCATaaccaaaaatcaaaacattaattatagTTAAGATACTGTAGGAAAAATACCACTAAATGAAATACTAGTTAAAATTTACCTGTACTTGAGAACAagaaaattgtgatttttttttcttataaatgaaAACAGAggtagtaataatttatttggcTTTACTTTGCATTTTGAGTCACAGTTAGAACAAAGTCCTCAATAAGCACTACTGAATAATGGGGGGAAATTAGAGAGGTAAAATGAATCAAACTTCcataaataaaatcaacttttaGATCACATCTAGTGGAAATATTAGACAGGGGagtttacaaaaaaatttacagGTGTACAAGTAAATTTCAACTTAGGAGAGACATTCTTTTACCTCATTAATTCATTATAGTTCATCCACACTGACTCTTAAAAATCTAACATGCTATTTGGTTACATAAATAGCAATTgaactaaaagataaataaattatcatcaACAGTAGACACAGAAGcaatagaatttaaaatattatatatatatatatatatatatatatatatatatatatatatatttatatattttaatttcaggATGTTGTAAGGGATTCTTGCAGCTTCTGTATATGGGTGTCTCTTTAGGTCAGATTTATATTAGGAGTTTTACATCCTAATGCAATCCATTAGTAGCAAGTGTCATTGATTacattttacaaattgtttttgtGAAACTTCTTCAAACAACCATTATCTGTTAAGGCAACCATACTAGAAGTATAACTAAAAGAAAGGTTATTATACgcaaaaaataattacattcaattgaaatattgaaattatcCAAATATATTTAGCACTATGATCTTctcttttatttgataatatcaGGGTAAAAAAATACTACATCATTAGTCCACGCACCCAGGTCTTGAGGATTTTGTTTATGCATTGAAGCAAACCATACTCCGTTTCTCACATTCTCTTTTTGTCTTTTACTGAGAGCATAGGTGAACAAGCTCAGCCCCATGGTACCAAATTTGTTCAGAGAAGTTTCTGTCATCAGATGCTAGGATCAAATTGCAAGGTGTGGAAATATAGTTCCACACTAGAAGTATGTTTCACCTAAGCTAAGTTTATTATCAATAGCTAACCATATCTCTCACAGATGCAATCAAGCAACTTGGGTGATGAGGAAACCAGCATATCACAGATTGCCTAGGATTCTAGTGTGGGGTAAGGTCTTTTTGTAACCACAACACCTAGCTCTCATGGTGTAGTTTTCCAAAAGTTTTCATCAAATACTAGCGGCAGtgttgtttaaattaaaaaggaaaatcacaAAGGGTCAAGGACCATAACAAGAAAAAGGCCATATATTTCATACTTATATGAAATATGGTACCAAAAAATGTGTACTATTAACCAACCACAAGCTGCttgataaaaggaaaaagaaaagacttcTCCATAAGGAAATGCTCTAGAAACACAATGAATGAGGAGTTATAAAGCATGTTAAGAACTCGTGAAACATCAAACCTTTCCTGTGCATGAGCTAGTGTGATTAGGGGGTCGTGCCTATTAATGGTGCCCTCTAGAAGGCCACCATATTGGGATGTCATATAGTCATACAACAAAAACTCATTATTGCACAAATATACACATGGAATCAAAATGCTACTAGAAGGGTACAACTTACCAGTCATAGTCATTCTTATCATTCTCCGAATTGAGAAAATCATCAACACCAGTCTTTCTCACAGGTGCCGGTGTAGACGaagaaatgttaaatatagGATTTGAGCTGGCATTCAACCCTGCAACCATGAAACATGCAAGATAACAAGCAGAAATGCAAAGCAACACAATCATTTTCTAGTTCTTCGTCCACTTAAACAGACACAAGTTCACATGCTCGTCTCAGTTCACTAAAACACTGCACAAATCCTCTAAAATCTCAAAACCAAAAACACGTGAAGAAACTTATAAGCATACCTAGAGGTGCATCGAACTCCTCAGAGCCATTAAGCAAAAGATCACTCCGTTCCTTCTCGCGCTTCTTCATCTCCAGAAACAATGCTAGCTCCTCCTCCTTATCCTTCATCACTGAAGCTCTAAAACCCCCAAATTGCTGCTCCCTCCTCTTCAAGGAAGAGTGCATTTGCGACTCCTGAGCCCTGAAACTCCGATTCATCCCCACAATCCAAACTACAGGAACCCTAAATTTCCAACCGAAAAACCTAACCAAGTTTTTCACTCACCCAACAGACAAACACAGACAACCACGATTTGCTACCCAGAGAACTCTACAAAAGctataaagaaagaaatggtTGAATCTCTCACAAAGTTCAAATCTCAGCAAGAAGAACAAATCCCTCGCTGCTAGAACAAAACGACATTGTcataaagagataaaaaaaagaaccGCATTCTAGAAAACGCCAACATCGCGTGGAGAAGTAGGAGCAAGAAGCGCGTGGGAGAGAGAGACCGGAAAACAACGGAAAGGTTGAGTTTGACGGTGGAGACACAGTGGCTGTGAGTGTAATATGAGTAACTGTTGAGATGCAAAATTGGGAATATATTGTGGATAGGACACAGTAAAGAGGTTGGTTTCTATTGGTTTGATGCCACATTTCATGGTTCAGTAGAtaattaccaaaatgtccctatCTTAGGAGttctttttttgaattttagCAACCGTGACTTTGGTCAGAAGCCATGCACTGTACccaatttgaatattttaatgagtttatatttattgtttaaagtAATCatatcacaaaagaaaaatatacattaatattatttatttttgaaacggAAAACAGTGGTTGCAAGCATCCTTTGTCTTCCTTGGAGACTTTGTCTCTTCTTGATATActccaattatattaaattttcctaatttttctagcattcatatattttttagattttcctgttttaaaaacacaatttgtagtttaagattaaaaatcataatattttgataactttttataataatattttgataatttttataataatattttgataataatacatgatctgtttgaatttattttaaaaaatatttgaaatgaatgaatataaattattacatatattataagcaattataaaaaaaaattgttaaaataactttttattaagattaaaataagaGAGGTGACAGCAATGTCCCATCAAAATAGTCAAtcagattattttttttagcttatagaaataaatatgaTTCCATGTGTAATAATTTCTCAGTATGTCTGGAGTGAAACTTCaaaatgtgttattattttcatCCTAAAATAGAACACTAACACAAAACTACGCAATTACTGTGCAGGCATATGtcttaaactttaatattttaatagtatgataattatttcttgaactaataaattatattataaaaatattatttactttaatgaAGAATGTCACATTTTACTTTGTTTAGGATAGTGAGGTATATAAGAAACCTTTAATATTAGCTTCAGGCTACTCTTAAAAATACACTCCAGGTCACTATAACAaatcaaactttaaatttaattagtttttgttataattttcatatttagaaAAACTTAACTTTGAtctaattcttaattttttttatgttttgtaacttttaattgattaagtgattattttgacaatatcttaagtacaaatattatattgacattgaaggaagaaaaagacatatttttgaatttcaaaaggTAGAGAGAATAAAACTGATGAGATTGTTACAATGCTGTCTCCTTTGCTAAGCTTAAACATTCTTTTTGTTTGGTActcaaaaattaatattttcagttGAATTTTGAAGCAAAACTTTTACTTCTATATGCAACAACTCAAATTACTA
The sequence above is drawn from the Vigna radiata var. radiata cultivar VC1973A chromosome 3, Vradiata_ver6, whole genome shotgun sequence genome and encodes:
- the LOC106757017 gene encoding anthranilate synthase alpha subunit 1, chloroplastic-like isoform X1, with translation MLELEAEVVKVTEFTQMFSATIPMSLTSFTPANASLSFSRRVVPPGSRLSPVALTGISFSRAPFTLRCSSLKNSSHRTKFAEAAKKANLIPLYQCIFSDHLTPVVAHQILLEDDDREAPSFLFESDELSCDVGRYSVVGAHPAMEVLAKENTVAIIDHVTETLSDQTVDDPIMIPREISEGWKPYLTDELPDAFCGGWAGFFSYDTVRYVEKKKLSFSNAPSDDKNFWDMHLGLYESVIVFDHVEKKAYLIQWVRIDRYSTVESAYNDGMEKLEKLAAKLQDVKARRLEPGLVDLHTHHFGPPLKKSSMTTEAYKEAVLRAKEHINAGDIFQIVLSQRFERRTFADPFEIYRALRVVNPSPYMAYLQVYFIQESFCCFAFSFSDYYVFPKQARGCILVASSPEILTRIKKNKIVNRPLAGTIRRGNTPEEDARLEEMLLKDEKQRAEHVMLVDLGRNDVGKVAKSGSVKVEQLMNIERYSHVMHISSTITGEMQEDLSCWDVLRSALPVGTVSGAPKVKAMELIDKMEVTRRGPYGGGFGYISFSGDMDIALALRTMVIPTITYDRNLDRRQRQEWVAYLQAGAGIVADSVPADEYQECQNKAAALARAIDLAESAFVHHGIQTSPQ
- the LOC106757017 gene encoding anthranilate synthase alpha subunit 1, chloroplastic-like isoform X2, yielding MLELEAEVVKVTEFTQMFSATIPMSLTSFTPANASLSFSRRVVPPGSRLSPVALTGISFSRAPFTLRCSSLKNSSHRTKFAEAAKKANLIPLYQCIFSDHLTPVVAHQILLEDDDREAPSFLFESDELSCDVGRYSVVGAHPAMEVLAKENTVAIIDHVTETLSDQTVDDPIMIPREISEGWKPYLTDELPDAFCGGWAGFFSYDTVRYVEKKKLSFSNAPSDDKNFWDMHLGLYESVIVFDHVEKKAYLIQWVRIDRYSTVESAYNDGMEKLEKLAAKLQDVKARRLEPGLVDLHTHHFGPPLKKSSMTTEAYKEAVLRAKEHINAGDIFQIVLSQRFERRTFADPFEIYRALRVVNPSPYMAYLQARGCILVASSPEILTRIKKNKIVNRPLAGTIRRGNTPEEDARLEEMLLKDEKQRAEHVMLVDLGRNDVGKVAKSGSVKVEQLMNIERYSHVMHISSTITGEMQEDLSCWDVLRSALPVGTVSGAPKVKAMELIDKMEVTRRGPYGGGFGYISFSGDMDIALALRTMVIPTITYDRNLDRRQRQEWVAYLQAGAGIVADSVPADEYQECQNKAAALARAIDLAESAFVHHGIQTSPQ
- the LOC106757618 gene encoding mucin-5AC, with translation MNRSFRAQESQMHSSLKRREQQFGGFRASVMKDKEEELALFLEMKKREKERSDLLLNGSEEFDAPLGLNASSNPIFNISSSTPAPVRKTGVDDFLNSENDKNDYDWLLTPPGTPLFPSLEMESRKTVMSQLGTPTTRPVALKSRLANHQSEPAGRTNFVSKQPASSPGLSSSSGGTRRPSSSGGPGSRPGTPSGRPTLTASSKSSRPSTPTRSTIPSTRSMAAASKNTVSTTKPAVSTTKPLSSAAKTPVPAAKSTIPSRSSTPMSRSGARSSTPTSRPSLPPSRSTSRASTPTRRPSLPSNEPIMSASSVKASLSPKPTTVTSRQPTPVTTRKPAPMNSRQPAVPSRGSSPTVRSRPWKPSDMPGFSLDAPPNLRTTLPDRPLSATRGRPGAPTSRSSSVEPSSSGRPRRQSCSPSRGRTSNGVVHISGNSMPAVSRGRSKVNDNVSPVVMGNKMVERVINMRKLAPPMIDDKNSPRSNLSGKSTSSPDSSGFGRTLSKKSLDMAIRHMDIRRTIPGNLRPLMTNIPASSLYSVRSGSHHGRTISVSGSPHATSSNASSELSVNQNGICLDSSEVDDDIGSERCGQSPASVRGR